From a region of the Anomaloglossus baeobatrachus isolate aAnoBae1 unplaced genomic scaffold, aAnoBae1.hap1 Scaffold_3179, whole genome shotgun sequence genome:
- the LOC142269302 gene encoding E3 ubiquitin/ISG15 ligase TRIM25-like — translation MASSDLRDELSCSICRDIYTDPVSLICGHSFCRGCINRKLDSQSSKSYSCPDCGAEFRDRSKLCKNIVLAKVVECLPPIPPEKEETAIPCTYCFHSPVPAVKSCLLCEASLCERHLKVHSKSPEHVLSKPTNDQGNRRCSIHNKILEYYCLDDSTDVCVSCFVVGHHQGHNVKFLLDALETKKRQKLEQVLISKEKTNKELQHLKQRRRDVEDKASEMGKRVSSLFRDLRMKLNHFEMTALEVISKQEKKVLQTLADLIDHLEVKREELSGQIRDVEEMCKMSDPLTVLHEDFLHDVEHRNDEKLYEVEDIKDHEISLFLQTGLSDISAGTNVWIHMLKPVDLLLDVDTVSNNVTLSRDLKAIRHSYVDHSRPESAKRFDCSQALSIGVFSSGRHYWVVEISRSGNLGIGVCYPSICRNGYSLMGENENSWSLQYVINEWFVEHDRKATPLPDKVSSNRIGIYLDYDAGLLSFYDLTNPIRHLTTLKATFTEPLHAAFMVAKEGYIKILSDDL, via the coding sequence ATGGCGTCGTCTGATCTTCGGGACGAGCTGAGCTGCTCCATCTGCCGGGACATCTACACCGACCCCGTCTCCCTGATCTGCGGACACAGCTTCTGCCGGGGCTGCATTAATCGCAAATTGGATTCCCAAAGCTCCAAGTCCTACTCCTGTCCTGACTGCGGCGCGGAGTTCAGAGATCGCTCCAAGCTCTGCAAGAACATAGTCCTGGCGAAGGTCGTAGAATGTCTCCCACCGATTCCACCGGAGAAGGAAGAGACAGCCATACCCTGCACTTACTGCTTTCACTCTCCTGTACCCGCGGTGAAGTCCTGCCTGCTGTGCGAAGCTTCTCTGTGTGAACGCCACCTTAAAGTCCACAGCAAGTCCCCAGAACACGTCTTATCAAAGCCCACCAATGACCAAGGTAACAGGAGATGCTCCATCCACAACaagatcctggaatattactgctTGGATGACTCCACCGACGTCTGCGTCAGCTGCTTTGTAGTTGGACACCACCAAGGACACAATGTGAAGTTCCTGCTCGATGCTTTGGAAACAAAGAAGAGGCAAAAACTGGAACAAGTTCTGATCTCGAAAGAGAAAACCAACAAAGAACTTCAACATCTCAAGCAACGCAGACGAGACGTCGAGGACAAAGCGTCAGAGATGGGAAAGAGAGTCTCGTCCCTGTTCAGAGACCTCAGAATGAAGCTAAATCACTTTGAAATGACAGCTCTGGAGGTCATCTCCAAGCAAGAGAAGAAGGTGCTCCAAACACTGGCCGACCTGATTGACCACCTCGAAGTCAAGAGGGAAGAGTTGTCCGGGCAGATCCGTGACGTTGAGGAGATGTGTAAGATGAGCGATCCTCTGACCGTCCTACACGAAGACTTCCTACATGACGTAGAGCATAGGAACGATGAGAAGCTTTACGAGGTTGAGGACATTAAGGACCATGAGATCTCTTTATTTTTACAAACGGGTTTATCAGACATCAGTGCAGGTACTAACGTGTGGATCCATATGCTGAAACCTGTAGACCTCCTACTGGACGTGGACACAGTCTCCAACAACGTAACGTTGTCCAGGGACCTGAAAGCAATAAGACACTCATATGTAGACCATAGTCGTCCGGAATCGGCCAAGAGATTTGACTGTTCTCAAGCTCTAAGCATTGGAGTCTTCTCGTCGGGACGACATTACTGGGTGGTGGAAATCAGCAGGTCAGGAAATCTGGGGATTGGCGTGTGTTATCCCAGTATATGCAGGAACGGATACTCGTTAATGGGGGAAAACGAGAATTCCTGGTCACTGCAATACGTTATTAACGAGTGGTTTGTAGAACATGACAGAAAAGCCACTCCGCTCCCCGACAAGGTCTCCTCCAACAGAATAGGCATCTATCTGGATTACGATGCCGGCCTGCTGTCCTTctatgacctcaccaaccccatcaGGCACTTGACCACCTTGAAGGCCACCTTCACCGAGCCCCTGCATGCCGCCTTTATGGTCGCGAAGGAAGGATATATCAAAATATTAAGTGACGACTTATAA